DNA sequence from the Euwallacea fornicatus isolate EFF26 chromosome 2, ASM4011564v1, whole genome shotgun sequence genome:
ACCAGAAAGAAGTCTGGTCTGTTATTCACTTGCTCCTCAAAGTATTCGGCCATAGTCATCAGGGTGTTTATGTGGTTGGCGAAACCTGAAGAACCCTACAAAGTGCAGAAATATGACAATCAACTTAAGAAACTAATTGATGCTGAAGGAATTTCACAAGGGTTCGGAAGAGCCATAAATTCGAGAATTATGATAATCTGGATATCAGTTCGTTCCATCTGTATCTTACAGATATTTCCACTTCGTCATTTTCTcccgttttttcaaatttcctggACTATTAATTCTTAAGGACGGCATGGTAGCTCATCCctcattattaataaaattgaatattcttCTTATCTCAGCAATTTTCTCGCTCCTCTCAAAAACCCTGACACGGGATTCCAAACGAATTAATGAAAGCAACTTCTATTCTACTCCGGTAGTACACAGTCTGGTGGTAGTTTTgattcttaaataaatttgccGCCAATCAAGGTTAATTAGCTTAAGACTTGGAAGAGAACGCGACACTTTCCAAATCCAAACGAATGACTTCGCATCTCCGCCGCTGGTTAAAAGGTTCTCTAATTAAGAGTCCCTAATCAATAAGCTCCAGTGTCGTCCCCACTAGCTTCTCAACATTAAACTACTTGAGCCACTTCTGTGAATAATTAATCAAAGAAGGTAATCTACCCTttcgaatttaataattaaagggTAATTAAAAGGCAATTTCTTATTGCTCTGCCACTGGCTGCAGCTCAGCGGTGCAGCAATTAACTCGAGTGGATTAGTTTCGTGTAACCAGGCCTTAAaccaattaaatttcgattttctacAGTCTCCAGCTCGCTTTTTTAAGCATCGACGACCAGatagtttcaattttctttcagGTTTATAGCGACATATTAGTCTCAATAACGTGAGTCATTTCAACCCTCCGTAGCATTAAACTCCATGCCCTCATTACGTTTTATGGGCCTTAAGTTgatattaatagttttataaGGGGGATGTTACCCGCATTCGACTCATAACTTTTAATGTGAACCCGATTACTCGTGATTTATAACTCACTTTAGCTTTCCACATCaaccaaaatttgaagacgtcacactTCCTGCCGCATTGCAAGTACTTGTCTCCGACATCGTAGCTGGAGTCGTAGTACTTGTCCTTCTGAAAGAGGTATTCAGCCCCACGGGAGTGGCACGAATGCAGAATTTTCGGATCTTTGACTAGAAGCATTGAGCATTGCTGTGGTACTGCCAAGAGCTTGTGAGGATTGATCACTATTGAATCTGCCTCTTCGATCCCATTGAGTTTTGCTCTGTAGATATAACTGAACTATATAATTCGGCAGAAGAAAAGAGACGGGGTCTTACCGGTGTTTTTGTGAAAACAAAAGTCCTCCTCCCCAGGCAGCATCCACGTGGAGCCaggtttgatattttttgcaaatcgaGGCTATTTCGCTAACAGGATCGAAAGCTCCACGGACGGTGGTACCTAATGTGGCCACCACCATAAATGGTACGAGTCCTCTTGCAATAATTTCTATAATCTGATTTTCCAAATCGTGAGGAACGATTTGACCAACGTTGTCGGTTTTGAGTGGATGAACGCTATCCTCTCCGATACCCAGAAAAGCTGCAAATTTGTATATGGAGTAGTGGCACTCCTCCGAAGTGAGGATTACGAGGTTCGACATGTTGGCATTGCCTTTTTTCTGTTAAGAATAGCTGCTGGTTAGGTGCCACACGTTTGTCAGTGAAACTTTCCCACCTTAACATCAGGAAATTTCCAGAACCTGGCCAGATTGATCGCAGTTCCATTTCCAAAACTCCCTCCGGGGCAAAAGATGCCATCCCTCCACTCAGCCCCTACCATCTTGCACACCTCACCAATTATTTTGCTCTCCATTAAAGTGAACACAGGGGCCACTTCGTAGGTGTAAACGCTTGCGTTCAATGCGTCTGTCAGCCATTGGCCCGCCAGGCCATAGGGGTCGAGTCTGGAATACGGGCAGTCCATTGCAGAGGTTTCCCTGTTGACGTGTTTACTTTCGACCATCTTACCCAGAAAACAACTGATTGATAAAGTAGGGATGTCCAGTTTTCACGCTAAATTTAATGGTGTTCTTCATAATTTGCAGCAGCTTGTCCTGACATTCCCCGGTTTGGGGTAAACTGAAGTCGAATTCCTCTCGCAGTTGTTCGGGATTCCTCCATAGCAACACTTTATCTTGACGAGTGGTGAATActacatttttaaacaaaagctCGATCGCTTGCCTCAAAAAATCCCCGTGCACGTCACGATTGGGCACTGGACAGAAATCGCCCATTGTGGTCGCATCTAACACTCGCAATGGTACTATTAGAACGGGGCAGGGGCCCTTTTATCCTTCTTCGGCttccttattaaattaattggcTAATTAGGCATGCTCGAACGAGCGCACATTTGGCAAAGGggaaaagaataatttgttCTCTCGTTATTTAAAAAGGTATGTCTGCAAGACCGTTcgttaaatttgaaagtcAGAGGTTCTAGGTGTTCGAGTAAACAATCACAGATTTGCTTAGTAAGACATTGGCGTAGTTAGTTACATTTTGGCGcctgtttgttattttttttttccatttgggAACATAAATTACGCAATTAACCCGCGGAACAGCTCGACGATTTcggaaataacaatataacCTCTTGAAAAAGATCGACAAAACAAACGCGAAAAAGTGAGATTGTTTACTatagaattgaaaaatgttgaaaaatacgAGGTGTCCGTTTTATAAATTAGGGTCAGTTGCTGTCCAGTTAGAGTCACTTTCGGTCACACCGAAAGTAATGCAGTGTGTCCAAGATAAGGATTGCCAACATGATTATCTGATAAATCGCAATAATAGATGGAGACTTGGTTTAATGTGGAACAGTGGCGCACCAAAGGGAATAGTTTCACGGGACAAAGAGAACTACAAAAATACCTTTTATCTTAACCAAATAGAACAAAGTGGTATTTTCCAATTCCTTTTTTCCCGAGTTGTTATGAGAGATAAATAAGAACTAAGCCCACTTTTCCATTGCGCTTTTTAATAAGCTTAAACAAGACAGTCTTAGTTGCCTGTCCCAACTTCCATcttcacataaaatttttcctgtTTCACGAAACAAGTTTACGTTCCTTTTAAGAGCATTTTAAAACTCCTCATAACGGACTGCCACTTCGCGAAAAGCTCCGCGAATTCCTCAAGATAAGACTAAACGTGACGCCACCTAAAACTCGTTTAATTTCTGGCCGTGGCGAAAGTACTTTTCCAACGACAAATGTAACTGATCAGATGCACACGTCGGCATCATATTATTACCAAAAAGTGGCTCAttagaatattgaaaaatatttcttcttcTGAGACtttcgaaaagaaaaaatttaacgagGAAATTGAGGCTCGTTCGAGTTCGAAAACagagaaaactgaatttttggcGAGATGGATTAATATCCCCAGCGTTCAGCATGCAATTTACGAACGCAGTGTAAACAATAAACGTATGGCCTTAATTAACTCCCCGCGTTTAAGGTTCACTGCTTacttctcgttttttttttaatttatcaccCGTTACCTTTGTGAATGTGCAACTTTTTTTAGCTGTTTACGAAATGGAAATCACATCGGATTGTGATAGTAATTAACGGTGCTGGATACGAAAAATTACTTCGCGCGAGTTATTGTATCAGGTGAGCTTTAAATGATGCGGCGCTTTGGTCGTACCTATAAGCAGTGGCAGGATTTAAGGAAGATTCCGCAATTCGTCCTGCATTTTTAGACTGAAATTTGTCAgctttttagtgaaaaattacATCAAAACCATCGTTGGTgctatctctctctctctctctttctctctgcttttttttttagtaatcgTAACCATGCAGGGCGTTATTTAAGTCCCGGCAGAGGTCGAGGGTTTTACTCCTTACCCGATTTAACGGGACCATATGCCCTAAActgctttatttttattatacacgGTGAGCTTTCTTCAATGCTCACTGCAGGGCGAAAATCACTTTGGCATTTTTACACGCCCCGTCGTAAGAAATCCTAAACAACTAGATGGCGCCAGTAGCGCGGATCACTGACAGCTTTTAACGTATAACCGTATTTAATTTCACATTGtacgaaattaaaataaaggatcgatattaattaaattactgcagtaataaataatgatatGCATAGTCTGCATTAATAGAGCGAAGAGATGACTTTGATGAAGTATTAACCGACAAATCATGAAACCCAATCagagcaagaaaaatagcGTATTATTACGAATTTCCAGTGCTTCGATTGGGGATCGAATGCAATAGGGAAATATCCAATATTATCCTGGAATTTTGCTGAACTGAAGGTGTTTTATCAGCTAAAATGTTCGCGGATAAATTAGATACGCCCGAATTTACCAACGTGTCAATTTGGTCTAAATCTGCGTCtctcaattttttctaaaaagatatcgaaatttttaatccagGGACTTGTGTTTCCCGCTAATGGATTTAGAGAAAATTCAGATAGTCGATATGTGCATAAGCTTATGTTCCTAGCAGTGGATCCTAAGAGTATGTTATTTTCGTGGATCTTAGGAGTTTTATCGTTGAGcgatttaagtttttttctctACACCTTTGTAAGTTATGGATTCGCCTCTCCGATGTTTCTGTGGAGTCTCGGTTTAATATTGAGTTATTTCCATGAGTAGCGATTACATCGTCACTAgcaataaaaacgttttcaacTCCTCAGCCCTTCGACATTTTCAATCCCATTATGCCACTGGTAAAACTTGCTCGGCCTCACTCGACGACCCACAACCGCCCTACGTAAAAATACTTCAATTtcgaataatttcaaaatttctcgagCGGTTTGTTTGCTTAGCAAGAAATACTTGTGCGGCGCGACACTTTTCTACCGAACTTTCTCGTGCAGTCCGGCATTTTCCCGGCCCGGCGTCGTCCCTTAGGGGGCCGCTCTCTTCGTGACAATATTTATCTTCCACCAAACCTCCATTTTAAAGTTTACGTTTTAAAACTGCTATATTTATGGCTATAATATTATATAGAGCAATAAACTTTACTGTCGAGAAGCAGTCCGCTGGTTTTTAGTTGAATCCAATTTTAACTGTTCATGGAGGTGTCAATATAATCGAACTCATTGTCGTAAATCAAAATGTGattgattgaattttgaacTTTCTTCCCTCAAGCTAGTTTCAATTGAAGCTGGGACCTATTAAATACCAAGGCATGTAGCATCGATAAATTTCGTTCCTTGCTTTATATAAGTTTTATGTATTTGGCAGTAGAGCGGCAGCTGCTTTCACAGTTCACACGTATACGGCACAAAATTCGAGGTGCTCAACTTTAAAACTCCGTCCGGGGGAGTTTTGATGGGGCGACAGCAGCAGGAGATCACGTacctaataaatttatatttcatatacTTCTTGCTGCCGCatgaaattctaataaaattgttcAGATTTGGCACCCCGGAGGATTGTGTAACTTAGAAATTCAATGACAGACTTTGAGACACCTTAGGTCCTTCAGTTTGCCCGAAGACTTGAACAAATTGTATCTCATTGTTCCGGTATGTTGGTGTCCCATTAGAAGGTAGTTTAATCACTGTAAACCCACTTTAAGGCAAACTGTAAAAACTGGCcaactttttagaaaaacttcGACTGAAAATACCTTCACTTCAAGAGACTTTAACACGTTTTAACGAGAAATAATCCCATTAAAGCTGGCACGTTTCACCGTTAAGGGCCATTTCATAGAAACTTCCCGAGTGATAATCTCATTTCGCAAGCCGAACTCAAAAACTTCTAAACCTCGTATTCTTTGCCATTTTCTATCCAGATCCACTATTACGTGCTCAATTTTTACTAGACACAGGACTAAAAGACAGACATCTTCGATATCAAATTTAGTTCCTTTCTCTGGATATCTAATGCATTTAGTTCTGGCTTTCTAATTCAAGGTAAGTTTCCCAGATTGGCTTAAAGCAGAGTGCAGACGGGGTTTGCGGtttctggaaatttcaaaacttcagACGTTAGTTCGAAGTCTTCCGACTGAATATTTATTACCCGTGCGTcagatttcaatattttaataaacacctGAATCATACATGACCTGGTTAGCATTACAAAGTAGCTTTGAGCTCTAACACTTCATCTGCACATAAACTCGACATGTTTCTGGGGGATGTATGCGCGAGGGTCAGGGTTGTAATTTATTCGGATTGGGAGTTCACTGAAATGCGTTATTTCCGCACGTCTCGTCTCGGTGTCAGACAGATTTATACTTCCATGGATGCGTACGTATGGGACATGGGAATTTCAACAACACCCATAGCTAATTTGCAACGAAGATTTGGTACATTTGGGTAGGTTCGCACGTAACCTACTACAATCGTTGAACGTTAGTTTAGGTTGTGTCAGGTTCACCGCAGCTGAGAGAAGCGAAGGGAGGAGGCATCGAAAAGAGCAAAGGAGGAATAAGTAGATAAAAGAGATGAAAGAACAAGGAAATGGGAAGAAAAGGAAAACCTGTAGCAATAAGAGTGGTTTCAGGAAAAGGCGGACTACAGGagtcccacactacccggctgGCAACACAACACAGTCGGGCGTGAGTAAAGGCATTTTTctcctccaaaaaaaaaggttcgaCGTAGCTAATGTGGATCAAACAGGGGTGGGGTGCAGGGGACGAGAGATGGTGCTGTGCAGAATGAATGGCCGCAGCCGTGGTTGAGGTATGCTAGGTGGGCAAAAAGATTCCTGCCGGGCCTTAGATCATGGATGATTAGGAAGTTGAGAGGGGTCAACTATTACGCACGATGTTCATTAAACATACAGCAAAAATTCAGGGGGTTATTCCCCGGACCATTACAAGAACATTTTGtcctttgatgatttttgaaaagcctCTTTGTTTCGAAGATACAGGGCGAGAAAAATTTACCGAGACGACTGATCGGCGAGGTGTATCGCAACTCTTGGGAACAAACGCTTCCTCAGTTTCTGGAAGTTGTGAAAGATGCAACGCGGCATTTCCAGATTATGTCGCATAGACTCAGcggaattttaaagaattaggTCAGGTTAGGTCGTTTCAGGTCAACAACAACTTTTGCGGATATTCACCCGTTGACAAAGTTTGGTTTATTTGCACGGCATTGCATTTGCCTATAATGAGCATCGTCTCCTCAGTAGAATTGCGCCCCCCGATCTGAAACGGTCGCCTTCATGTCgaactaaaatatatttgcattataaaggaaaaaagcTCCTCGGTTTCCTgacaaatgtttttccatgTTTTGAACCGCCTTTACGGTACAAAgtagaaagaaataaaaatcaatgtttaTAGCACGGTAATCGATATTTGTGGGCAAAAATTAAGCACGAAATTCATGATAAAAGTACATTTAAAAGGCATTCACGTGAGTTGCGGAATAAGCGACGCTCTCCCGTTCATACCTAAAGATATAATTTTAACACGCATAtcataaataactatttttagtCGTTTCACAGCTTTTTGTGGTCTCAAACTAATGCGGATCAAGTTTTATTTCGAGATGGTTGCGGATCAACACGTGAAAATTCGTGCTGAAGAAAAAGCACTACCGTGACAAGGAAGATACGGAAAATGTGCCGCACCTGCATTAGTTTTATGCTTTAgtcaggaaaaaaattgttttgaggAAAATGTTTTCGAAATCTCCTTTTCTGTAATAGCATATGAATAATGCAAATCTGGTATCGATTTTGTGATTAGTGTTTGAGCCTAAAGTGTCATTGGTTTTATATATTCCCGAAGCAGATTACGGTTcgcgatttttatttattttttttatggccGCGCTCAGCGGTTCAGAATGATGAATTTCCTCGCATTTTTGCGGCGAGTTGTCAGGAAAATGTTCGGAAATTATATTGATGCAAAACTATAGAACGATTTTGAAGCAAAATCTTTGACCTCAATAAGCCTTTCATCGGCTCTCGCATTTTCTCAGGCCTCAAGACAGGTTTCAACGCGGCGAGAAATTATAGGTTACAAAACTATTATCACGTCGTAAATCTCAACTTCAACGCCgcttattatgtttatgtaTTACTCAAAAACGTATCCCGAAATACGCGAAAGCTGAATCTTAAGCAGTCTCCAATACCCACTGCGCTTTTCAATACGCATTCCCTAACTGCCAATTAACCTGGTGGTTTCGGATTTATGCAATTTACGTATAACGACTTAATGAAACGCTACCATTGAGAAGCTTAGCAACCTGTATTTTGCGTATTTTTGATTAATGAACTGCAGTTATAACGTAAAGAGCAGCTCCAGGGGGAAAATAATCGACGCACTCGTAAACAAGGTCATGTCTGGAAAATAGTCAGCTCCTGAACGCGCATTGTTCAAGGCGTATTGGGAAAGCCCAAATGTTATAATTCATATGACAACTAATATAGCAAGCAACAATAACTGAAAGGATCTGAATTTGTCCATGTATTGCATGACTATATTGCAGATGAAAGAAATACATGATATTCATATGATATCACATTTTAAACATTCGCCATGCGTGACTATCGGCACAGGAAATCGCCGAATTACGTTATAAGCGGCTGGCTACGACCTCCGACTCCGTAGACCGCTGCGCAATGGACCGGTTTAGGTTCTGTGCGTTGCCTCTGCCTCAAACGTAATACACATTTTTCACTCTTCAGCGCTcatcacaaaaatgtttttaatctTGAAAATCATGAGCTCGAGTTATTTCCAAACGGAGATACGATCACAATTATTGCGGAAAATGTAAAACTGTGGATAATTCATATTATAGGTACCTACTCGCATTTTTATTACTATTGCCCTTCGGATAAAGCTGCAAAGCAATAAGGCTCAATTTATCCCGGTACTTGCAACACGGAATCCGAGAATTTACgatcgaaatttaatattatgatTTAAATGCCGCCGGAGGAATATCCCTTCTTTTCAGTGCGagattcttttgtttttttcttctagaTTTGATTCGcgtttttccagaaatttattCTGGAATTTTCCCGGTGGGAAAGGGTAATATCTCAGGCGCCACCTGGATTTCGAAATGTACTCGAGAATTTTTACAGGGGCTGTAGGgaatatttacgaaaaatcATACAGCAGAAGGTCTACCTACGTCGTATTGGCATGGACAGAGTTCCTTCTGCAATGATTAACGCGATAAGGAACTGATGAGATTTAGGAACGCCAACGGCTCCCAACATTACATTCGTTAAGTTCAATTTGGTGACGTGTGAAAACACAACagtgaatttttgcaattaaaactgGATGAAGTGGCACTTGCCATATAAACTCTTCTGTTGCGGAGATCTAAAAACCACAGGGAAACGCGGTTGGCACCCGtaatttttgttccttttAATGAATCGAGCCCAGGGAAGGTATGTGGAGATCGTGACGTGTCTTCGAGATTTGGGGAAAATCCGAAATCCCACCGAAACATACTATATAGGCATAACATGGACAATCATATCAATTTTGCAGTTCCTAAGTTCATCATTCATTCGTCAGACTTGGAAGGTATCGACTTCAGCCGATTTATCCTCAGCTTTTGGGCGCATTCGTGCACTTGAAGATCGTCTCGGAGAAGAAAGTACAAAAGCTGTTAATAGGTTTCGGATCCGGCGGGTTCGCAGGTCATTCTCGACGCTGACTGCGTATTTCAGATTAAGGAAAACTGGGCATGCTCCTTATCCTGTTTGCATTcctcaaaataaaatacattctTAAGCATAACTAGTTAATTCTCAGCCTCGGGACAAGTTGGACATTTTCATGCAACGTTACGAAATTCGCGTTTGAGCTGGCACTTTGGCACCACCGCCCTTTGTGAACCCTAGCTGGGAAAGAGACACGGGTTTTCGGAGCCATAAAATTGTATATGGCTAAACTGCCTTGTGTACCAACGCTGACAGTTCTATACTGTGCTAGTCCATAAAATAGATAGGGAAACAATTCCGTCGCTTACTTAGCTCGCACGTGCCTGATAACACGCAAAACTGAATGGAGTTGCTGGTTTCGCTGCTGCCAGCGGGTGCGCGAGGCAGGAGGTACAGAAAGTCGTGTTATCAATTATACATTCCGGCATTTAGCTCAGGTATTtccgtgttttttttttacttgtttgAACCGGTTTCGACGATaagataaaaaacaaaatctttttATCATAATATGCCAGCACGTGTTGCAAAACCGACATGAAGGAAAAATGAACGAATGGCGGAACATCGTGCATGGTGCAAGAACAATTATACCGAAGGGTTTTTTTAGCAATAATTAGCACTCTGCGAGTCTGGCCTGGTGGCGAGTCGGAATCGCCACAGTTAACAGTAAACATGTTGGGCCTACAGGAGGGCATCCTGCAGGCGCCATCTTGTAtgtcatttttattgaatctTCCCGAAATCTGAGAATGTAAGCGGCAGGACTGAGTGCAATAGGCCGACTTATGGCCCCGGAGGAATGAAGATTAATGCAAATGGCCGTCTATTACGATTTTATGCGTCATTCCAGCTTTGCCTTTAATTATCTCGAATACCCCAAAGACCGATTCCGATGCTATTAAATTTCGTCAGTGCCGTTGACGTTGAATCAGTTCAACGCAAGTACAGTTATTCAAAAAAAGCGTTCGCACAGCCGAAAACAAAATCCTGTAGACCTTAATTTTCGACCGATTTCGCTCAAATTTTGTATGATGAAAAATAAGACCTAAACTCAGTTTACGTGTTCGAGCAactttcgaaaaatttaatttttggggtGCTTTTCAGggtcttaaaaaaactccGTGTTGGAAACTTCTTCTTGCGCCCTGGAAAATTTTCAGcatggttttaataattttgtaaaggGGATTTTCTACGCATATCCCGAAAATTTGATGAAAGTCGGtccgcaaataagggagttgcagcctcttaaaatcgtcaaaaatatttaaatttcatcattttgcGTGAAAACCGTCACTTTTTTCAACTCCATTATTcgcggttcgattttgatcaaattttcgagataaatgtAGAAAATCCCGTCTACAAGATtattaaaaccacattgaaaattttccagggCGCGAGAAGAAGTTTCCAacacggagttttttttaagaccccGAAAAGCACcccaaaaatttgatttttaaaagttgctcgAACACGTAAACTGAGTTTAAGTTCGAATTTTTATtctgcaaaatttgaacagAATCAGGCGAAAATTGCGGTTtgcagaatttttgttttcagatggaccaatacttttttgagcgactgtagAAATCAGCAAGGTCAACTGGAAGTATGTTGGGTCGGtaagaaacattttatcaGCTGAAATGAGGCATAAAATCGTAATGGGCGTTgattatttcagatttttcccaCAATTATTCGCCTTAATCTTTATTGCTTTTTGCCATAAGTCGGCTTGTGCGCTTAGTCCTGCCGCTTACGCTCGAAGATTTTGCTAAGATGGAACAAAAAAGACACATCAGATGACTGTGGTCGGATATTTTCCTGCATGCTCAACATACTTGGTCAGGTAGAAATCGGCCGTTGACACTGTCCATTTGTCCTTCCGATCGATTGATTCACGTTGAACTGAATTGACGAGATCTAATAGGATCGAAACCGGTCGTTGAGGTActcgagttaattaaacgcAGAACTGGAATGACGCATCAATTCGTGATAGGTTTCGGTCctctcaaataaattttcgtgtaaaataaatgattcCATAGTACCTTTAAGTATTCGGTGTTTT
Encoded proteins:
- the LOC136346764 gene encoding cysteine sulfinic acid decarboxylase-like — translated: MGDFCPVPNRDVHGDFLRQAIELLFKNVVFTTRQDKVLLWRNPEQLREEFDFSLPQTGECQDKLLQIMKNTIKFSVKTGHPYFINQLFSGLDPYGLAGQWLTDALNASVYTYEVAPVFTLMESKIIGEVCKMVGAEWRDGIFCPGGSFGNGTAINLARFWKFPDVKKKGNANMSNLVILTSEECHYSIYKFAAFLGIGEDSVHPLKTDNVGQIVPHDLENQIIEIIARGLVPFMVVATLGTTVRGAFDPVSEIASICKKYQTWLHVDAAWGGGLLFSQKHRAKLNGIEEADSIVINPHKLLAVPQQCSMLLVKDPKILHSCHSRGAEYLFQKDKYYDSSYDVGDKYLQCGRKCDVFKFWLMWKAKGSSGFANHINTLMTMAEYFEEQVNNRPDFFLVSKRQYVNVCFWYLPRYLRGKLNISDYHKQLQKVAPQIKSVMVNHGSVMLNYQPLKTLPNFFRFVSQNSALTTKDVDYILDHIAEIGDVLFP